In Carya illinoinensis cultivar Pawnee chromosome 16, C.illinoinensisPawnee_v1, whole genome shotgun sequence, a single window of DNA contains:
- the LOC122298462 gene encoding uncharacterized protein LOC122298462 isoform X4, producing the protein MLACCLRKKIKEQMEVGDNPLSQSPVLFDFTPLLLAILEDDWKAAGVFIQKFPNCVRATITKEEGTALHFAAAAKRTRFVKQLVELMVPEDLELKTKGNYTSLYYAAQSEIVTIAEEMVKKNKNLPLIPEDDIQVLPLYAAIKTGNRDMVSYLYSVTPIEILASADLIQLLNATISTDLYDVALKILDTLKLAPAEKEYLWFPLKLLARKPSGIGNKSQPSVWERCLNSCVKGWFCNKAMMQASAHQLVDRLLKQLGEDKNFSTLLPQLKPLVVEAAKVGNVEFLIILIRSYPDLIWEVDEEYGTLFHVAIKHRQERVFNLIYEIGVLKDNLASLYAEGNKSMLHLVEELPSSDRLNIVSGAALQMQRELLWFQEIEKIVPKSYVNGPEEQPPRDIFVKTHEKLLKNGEEWMRNTANSCMLVAALIATVVFPTAFTVPGGNNQETGIPMFLETNWFTNRLFNSKPASLALEIMNGNQTGHNDRSPSSINQSCNQSCNSTV; encoded by the exons ATGCTTGCTTGCTGTCTTCGGAAGAAAATCAAGGAACAAATGGAAGTGGGAGATAACCCATTATCTCAATCTCCTGTCCTTTTTGATTTTACTCCTCTCCTTCTAGCTATCCTAGAAGATGACTGGAAAGCTGCTGgagtttttattcaaaaatttcCAAACTGTGTTAGAGCCACCATAACAAAAGAGGAAGGGACAGCTCTTCACTTTGCTGCAGCTGCAAAACGGACCCGTTTCGTTAAACAACTCGTGGAATTGATGGTACCGGAAGATTTAGAATTGAAAACCAAGGGAAACTACACGTCCCTTTATTATGCCGCTCAATCAGAAATTGTAACAATTGCAGAAGAGATggtgaaaaagaacaaaaatttgCCATTGATCCCCGAGGATGACATCCAAGTTTTACCACTTTACGCGGCAATAAAGACTGGAAATAGAGACATGGTGTCGTATTTATACTCTGTGACTCCAATTGAAATCTTGGCTTCTGCCGATCTCATTCAGCTCCTTAACGCTACTATTTCCACTGATTTGTATG ATGTGGCACTCAAAATTCTGGATACGCTAAAGTTAGCACCTGCAGAGAAGGAATATCTTTGGTTTccattgaaattgttggccAGAAAGCCTTCGGGAATTGGCAACAAAAGTCAGCCATCAGTATGGGAAAGATGCTTAAACTCCT GCGTCAAAGGTTGGTTCTGCAACAAAGCTATGATGCAAGCATCAGCCCATCAATTAGTTGACCGCCTTTTGAAACAGCTTGGAGAAGACAAAAATTTCTCAACTTTGCTTCCTCAACTTAAGCCACTAGTTGTTGAAGCTGCTAAAGTAGGGAATGTTGAATTTCTAATTATACTTATACGCTCTTATCCTGATCTCATATGGGAAGTTGACGAAGAATATGGAACTTTATTTCATGTTGCAATTAAACATCGACAAGAGCGTgtgtttaatttaatatatgagATAGGTGTTTTGAAGGACAACCTTGCGAGCTTATATGCCGAAGGGAATAAATCAATGCTGCACTTAGTTGAAGAATTGCCTTCTTCAGATCGATTAAATATCGTATCAGGAGCAGCCCTTCAAATGCAACGAGAGTTATTGTGGTTTCAA GAGATAGAAAAGATCGTGCCGAAATCGTATGTGAACGGACCAGAAGAACAACCACCTAGGGATATATTTGTGAAGACCCATGAAAAACTATTGAAAAATGGTGAAGAGTGGATGAGGAACACAGCAAACTCTTGCATGCTCGTGGCAGCATTGATTGCCACTGTGGTTTTTCCAACTGCCTTCACAGTACCGGGTGGCAACAATCAAGAAACAGGCATTCCTATGTTTTTGGAAACCAACTGGTTTACG AATAGGCTTTTCAATTCCAAGCCAGCATCGCTTGCTTTGGAAATTATGAATGGCAACCAAACTGGACATAATGACAGAAGCCCAAGTTCGATTAACCAGTCCTGCAACCAGTCATGCAATTCCACAGTGTGA
- the LOC122298705 gene encoding uncharacterized protein LOC122298705 encodes MEEGNSSLSRSPAVYVPLLRAILEDNWKAAEDFIKKNPNCLVAAITKDNDTALHFAAALKRTRFVKNLVSKMEPKQLELKANNGRTMALYFAAQTKIVKIAEVMVKKNKKLPSIFPKASIKNLPLYAAIVTGNRDMVSYLYSVTPIEDLVSSDRIKLLKAAISTDLYDTALKILNTFEEKKLHFWSDPLKMLARKPSEIGSKSQPSLWERCLYSC; translated from the exons ATGGAAGAGGGTAATAGCTCATTATCTCGATCTCCTGCTGTTTATGTTCCTCTCCTTCGAGCTATCCTAGAAGATAACTGGAAAGCTGCTGaagattttattaagaaaaaccCAAACTGCCTTGTAGCCGCCATAACAAAAGACAACGATACAGCTCTTCATTTTGCTGCAGCTCTAAAACGCACCCGCTTTGTAAAAAATCTTGTGAGCAAGATGGAACCGAAACAATTAGAATTGAAAGCCAACAACGGCAGGACCATGGCCCTTTATTTTGCCGCTCAAACAAAAATCGTAAAAATTGCAGAGGTGATGgtgaaaaagaacaagaaactgCCATCGATATTTCCCAAGGCTTCCATCAAAAATTTACCACTTTACGCGGCAATAGTGACTGGAAATAGAGACATGGTGTCGTATTTATATTCTGTGACTCCTATTGAAGACTTGGTTTCTTCGGATCGCATTAAGCTCCTTAAGGCTGCTATTTCCACTGATTTGTATG ATACGGCACTCAAAATTCTGAATACATTTGAAGAGAAGAAACTACATTTTTGGTCTGATCCATTGAAAATGTTGGCCAGAAAACCTTCGGAAATTGGCAGCAAAAGTCAACCATCGTTATGGGAAAGATGCTTATACTCCTGTTAG
- the LOC122298707 gene encoding uncharacterized protein LOC122298707 gives MKTLSWNCRELGNPRTVQDLCHMAKEKRPNIVFLMETKINSDRCGRVKRRLKFDGCFTVEPVGRKGGLALMWDCDTYVEVLNYSLRHISAWITVEEGRRKWLLTGFYGEPEVNKREEAWRLLTSLKPEENLGWCVIGDFNEILSQSEKIGGCLRQERLMDSFRGALESGGLFDLGWKGDKYTWSNKHEDNTFIKERLDRVVANIKWSEMFQGNEVEVLAARSSDHKPIMLSTKQVDKRGWKGSRQFRYEASWALEEECKVVLKRAWQNLSQNKMSME, from the coding sequence ATGAAAACTCTAAGCTGGAACTGTCGagagcttgggaaccctcgaacaGTTCAAGACCTTTGTCATATGGCGAAGGAGAAGAGACCCAACATAGTCTTCTTGATGGAGACTAAGATAAATTCAGATAGATGTGGTAGAGTGAAGAGAAGACTTAAGTTTGATGGCTGCTTTACAGTTGAACCAGTTGGAAGAAAGGGGGGTTTAGCATTAATGTGGGACTGTGATACTTATGTAGAAGTTCTGAATTACTCATTAAGACATATCAGTGCATGGATTACAGTAGAGGAGGggagaaggaaatggttactTACTGGATTTTATGGTGAACCTGAGGTAAACAAAAGGGAAGAGGCATGGAGGTTGCTTACAAGTCTGAAACCAGAAGAAAATCTAGGATGGTGTGTAATaggggatttcaatgagatcCTATCCCAAAGTGAAAAAATAGGAGGTTGTTTAAGACAAGAAAGGTTGATGGACAGCTTTAGGGGGGCCTTGGAAAGTGGAGGTCTATTTGATTTGGGTTGGAAGGGGGATAAGTATACGTGGAGCAACAAACATGAAGATAATACtttcattaaagaaaggttggataGGGTTGTAGCTAATATTAAATGGTCAGAAATGTTCCAAGGTAATGAAGTGGAAGTTTTAGCTGCAAGGAGTTCTGACCACAAACCCATTATGCTGAGTACAAAACAGGTTGATAAAAGGGGGTGGAAAGGGAGTAGACAATTTAGATATGAAGCTAGTTGGGCACTTGAAGAAGAGTGCAAAGTTGTCTTAAAGAGAGCATGGCAAAACTTAAGCCAAAACAAAATGAGTATGGAATGA
- the LOC122298706 gene encoding uncharacterized protein LOC122298706 has translation MNELEENWRRMRLTEEEGQGIDIEDELPDDLFEKEERSLVGRVCIERSISQEVIESTLAKIWRISRRAKFLEVCPNTFVITFANLADKIRVWEGRPWLFDNHLLVMKLYDGLRPPHKMDFSQKKMWVQMYNLPLACVNEGRGKLIGESIGRVEEVDVMGNSCGWGRCLRVSIVVDLTKPLAKGRTICIKGERLWVSLRYEKLPRMCFVCGCIVHGNRGCKGETKVPINMGLG, from the coding sequence ATGAATGAACTGGAAGAAAATTGGAGGAGAATGCGGCTTACAGAGGAAGAAGGGCAAGGGATTGACATTGAGGATGAGCTGCCTGATGACCTGTtcgaaaaagaagagagaagccTGGTCGGAAGGGTCTGTATCGAGAGGAGCATTAGCCAAGAGGTGATTGAATCAACTTTGGCGAAAATCTGGAGAATCAGCAGGCGAGCTAAATTTCTGGAGGTATGCCCCAATACCTTTGTAATTACTTTTGCAAACCTAGCAGATAAAATACGGGTTTGGGAGGGTAGGCCGTGGTTGTTTGACAACCATCTGTTGGTAATGAAACTCTATGATGGTTTAAGGCCACCGCATAAAATGGATTTTAGCCAAAAAAAAATGTGGGTTCAGATGTACAACCTTCCGTTAGCTTGCGTGAATGAGGGGAGGGGAAAACTGATAGGGGAGTCTATAGGTAGGGTGGAAGAAGTAGATGTGATGGGCAACAGCTGTGGATGGGGTAGATGTTTAAGGGTTAGCATTGTAGTGGATTTGACAAAGCCTTTGGCAAAAGGGAGAACAATTTGTATTAAAGGGGAAAGGCTTTGGGTCTCCTTAAGGTATGAGAAGCTACCGAGAATGTGTTTTGTATGTGGATGTATTGTTCATGGGAACCGGGGGTGTAAGGGTGAGACAAAGGTCCCAATCAATATGGGGCTTGGTTGA
- the LOC122298462 gene encoding uncharacterized protein LOC122298462 isoform X1, with product MLACCLRKKIKEQMEVGDNPLSQSPVLFDFTPLLLAILEDDWKAAGVFIQKFPNCVRATITKEEGTALHFAAAAKRTRFVKQLVELMVPEDLELKTKGNYTSLYYAAQSEIVTIAEEMVKKNKNLPLIPEDDIQVLPLYAAIKTGNRDMVSYLYSVTPIEILASADLIQLLNATISTDLYDVALKILDTLKLAPAEKEYLWFPLKLLARKPSGIGNKSQPSVWERCLNSCVKGWFCNKAMMQASAHQLVDRLLKQLGEDKNFSTLLPQLKPLVVEAAKVGNVEFLIILIRSYPDLIWEVDEEYGTLFHVAIKHRQERVFNLIYEIGVLKDNLASLYAEGNKSMLHLVEELPSSDRLNIVSGAALQMQRELLWFQEIEKIVPKSYVNGPEEQPPRDIFVKTHEKLLKNGEEWMRNTANSCMLVAALIATVVFPTAFTVPGGNNQETGIPMFLETNWFTVFFGSNAIAMLFSSSSILIFLSILTSRYTEKDFLISLPLRLALGLTTLVISIVGMLIAFIAACFLVFKSKKCVPIRIIIVAVPAIPISLFGILHYRLWFDIFLSAFCSKRFLFRSQNRLFNSKPASLALEIMNGNQTGHNDRSPSSINQSCNQSCNSTV from the exons ATGCTTGCTTGCTGTCTTCGGAAGAAAATCAAGGAACAAATGGAAGTGGGAGATAACCCATTATCTCAATCTCCTGTCCTTTTTGATTTTACTCCTCTCCTTCTAGCTATCCTAGAAGATGACTGGAAAGCTGCTGgagtttttattcaaaaatttcCAAACTGTGTTAGAGCCACCATAACAAAAGAGGAAGGGACAGCTCTTCACTTTGCTGCAGCTGCAAAACGGACCCGTTTCGTTAAACAACTCGTGGAATTGATGGTACCGGAAGATTTAGAATTGAAAACCAAGGGAAACTACACGTCCCTTTATTATGCCGCTCAATCAGAAATTGTAACAATTGCAGAAGAGATggtgaaaaagaacaaaaatttgCCATTGATCCCCGAGGATGACATCCAAGTTTTACCACTTTACGCGGCAATAAAGACTGGAAATAGAGACATGGTGTCGTATTTATACTCTGTGACTCCAATTGAAATCTTGGCTTCTGCCGATCTCATTCAGCTCCTTAACGCTACTATTTCCACTGATTTGTATG ATGTGGCACTCAAAATTCTGGATACGCTAAAGTTAGCACCTGCAGAGAAGGAATATCTTTGGTTTccattgaaattgttggccAGAAAGCCTTCGGGAATTGGCAACAAAAGTCAGCCATCAGTATGGGAAAGATGCTTAAACTCCT GCGTCAAAGGTTGGTTCTGCAACAAAGCTATGATGCAAGCATCAGCCCATCAATTAGTTGACCGCCTTTTGAAACAGCTTGGAGAAGACAAAAATTTCTCAACTTTGCTTCCTCAACTTAAGCCACTAGTTGTTGAAGCTGCTAAAGTAGGGAATGTTGAATTTCTAATTATACTTATACGCTCTTATCCTGATCTCATATGGGAAGTTGACGAAGAATATGGAACTTTATTTCATGTTGCAATTAAACATCGACAAGAGCGTgtgtttaatttaatatatgagATAGGTGTTTTGAAGGACAACCTTGCGAGCTTATATGCCGAAGGGAATAAATCAATGCTGCACTTAGTTGAAGAATTGCCTTCTTCAGATCGATTAAATATCGTATCAGGAGCAGCCCTTCAAATGCAACGAGAGTTATTGTGGTTTCAA GAGATAGAAAAGATCGTGCCGAAATCGTATGTGAACGGACCAGAAGAACAACCACCTAGGGATATATTTGTGAAGACCCATGAAAAACTATTGAAAAATGGTGAAGAGTGGATGAGGAACACAGCAAACTCTTGCATGCTCGTGGCAGCATTGATTGCCACTGTGGTTTTTCCAACTGCCTTCACAGTACCGGGTGGCAACAATCAAGAAACAGGCATTCCTATGTTTTTGGAAACCAACTGGTTTACGGTATTTTTTGGATCGAATGCAATAGCAATGTTATTCTCTTCGTCTTCAATATTAATTTTCCTGTCAATTCTCACGTCACGCTACACGGAAAAAGATTTCCTTATATCCTTACCTCTTAGATTGGCATTGGGACTCACTACGCTTGTAATCTCAATAGTAGGTATGCTGATAGCCTTCATTGCGGCATGCTTTTTGGTCTTTAAAAGCAAAAAATGTGTTCCCATCCGTATAATAATTGTTGCGGTGCCCGCTATCCCAATTAGTTTGTTTGGTATCCTACATTATCGCCTTTGGTTTGATATATTCCTCTCAGCATTCTGTTCTAAGAGGTTTCTTTTCCGGTCACAGAATAGGCTTTTCAATTCCAAGCCAGCATCGCTTGCTTTGGAAATTATGAATGGCAACCAAACTGGACATAATGACAGAAGCCCAAGTTCGATTAACCAGTCCTGCAACCAGTCATGCAATTCCACAGTGTGA
- the LOC122298704 gene encoding uncharacterized protein LOC122298704: protein MQASAHELVCRLWTEVVDDENSSSTSVDNLIMELLVEAAKGNLATYHAEGKNNMLHLAGESPSLDRLNIISGAALQMQRELLWFQEIEKIVPKSYVNKLNEKGETPRDIFVRNHEKLQKNGEQWMNNTANSCMLVATLIATVVFPAAFTVPGGNNQETGIPIFL, encoded by the exons ATGCAAGCATCAGCCCATGAATTGGTTTGCCGCCTTTGGACAGAGGTTGTAGACGACGAAAATTCCTCGTCGACTTCGGTTGACAATCTAATTATGGAACTACTTGTTGAAGCTGCAAAA GGCAACCTTGCGACCTATCATGCTGAAGGGAAAAACAACATGTTGCACTTAGCTGGAGAATCGCCTTCTTTAGATCGACTGAACATCATCTCAGGAGCAGCCCTTCAAATGCAACGAGAATTGTTGTGGTTTCAA GAGATAGAAAAGATCGTGCCTAAGTCATATGTGAACAAGCTGAATGAAAAAGGAGAAACACCTAGGGATATATTTGTGAGGAACCATGAAAAACTACAGAAGAATGGTGAACAATGGATGAATAACACGGCAAACTCTTGCATGCTTGTGGCAACACTAATTGCGACTGTGGTTTTTCCAGCTGCTTTCACAGTACCGGGTGGCAACAATCAAGAAACAGGCATTCCTATATTTCTATAA
- the LOC122298462 gene encoding uncharacterized protein LOC122298462 isoform X2: MVPEDLELKTKGNYTSLYYAAQSEIVTIAEEMVKKNKNLPLIPEDDIQVLPLYAAIKTGNRDMVSYLYSVTPIEILASADLIQLLNATISTDLYDVALKILDTLKLAPAEKEYLWFPLKLLARKPSGIGNKSQPSVWERCLNSCVKGWFCNKAMMQASAHQLVDRLLKQLGEDKNFSTLLPQLKPLVVEAAKVGNVEFLIILIRSYPDLIWEVDEEYGTLFHVAIKHRQERVFNLIYEIGVLKDNLASLYAEGNKSMLHLVEELPSSDRLNIVSGAALQMQRELLWFQEIEKIVPKSYVNGPEEQPPRDIFVKTHEKLLKNGEEWMRNTANSCMLVAALIATVVFPTAFTVPGGNNQETGIPMFLETNWFTVFFGSNAIAMLFSSSSILIFLSILTSRYTEKDFLISLPLRLALGLTTLVISIVGMLIAFIAACFLVFKSKKCVPIRIIIVAVPAIPISLFGILHYRLWFDIFLSAFCSKRFLFRSQNRLFNSKPASLALEIMNGNQTGHNDRSPSSINQSCNQSCNSTV, encoded by the exons ATGGTACCGGAAGATTTAGAATTGAAAACCAAGGGAAACTACACGTCCCTTTATTATGCCGCTCAATCAGAAATTGTAACAATTGCAGAAGAGATggtgaaaaagaacaaaaatttgCCATTGATCCCCGAGGATGACATCCAAGTTTTACCACTTTACGCGGCAATAAAGACTGGAAATAGAGACATGGTGTCGTATTTATACTCTGTGACTCCAATTGAAATCTTGGCTTCTGCCGATCTCATTCAGCTCCTTAACGCTACTATTTCCACTGATTTGTATG ATGTGGCACTCAAAATTCTGGATACGCTAAAGTTAGCACCTGCAGAGAAGGAATATCTTTGGTTTccattgaaattgttggccAGAAAGCCTTCGGGAATTGGCAACAAAAGTCAGCCATCAGTATGGGAAAGATGCTTAAACTCCT GCGTCAAAGGTTGGTTCTGCAACAAAGCTATGATGCAAGCATCAGCCCATCAATTAGTTGACCGCCTTTTGAAACAGCTTGGAGAAGACAAAAATTTCTCAACTTTGCTTCCTCAACTTAAGCCACTAGTTGTTGAAGCTGCTAAAGTAGGGAATGTTGAATTTCTAATTATACTTATACGCTCTTATCCTGATCTCATATGGGAAGTTGACGAAGAATATGGAACTTTATTTCATGTTGCAATTAAACATCGACAAGAGCGTgtgtttaatttaatatatgagATAGGTGTTTTGAAGGACAACCTTGCGAGCTTATATGCCGAAGGGAATAAATCAATGCTGCACTTAGTTGAAGAATTGCCTTCTTCAGATCGATTAAATATCGTATCAGGAGCAGCCCTTCAAATGCAACGAGAGTTATTGTGGTTTCAA GAGATAGAAAAGATCGTGCCGAAATCGTATGTGAACGGACCAGAAGAACAACCACCTAGGGATATATTTGTGAAGACCCATGAAAAACTATTGAAAAATGGTGAAGAGTGGATGAGGAACACAGCAAACTCTTGCATGCTCGTGGCAGCATTGATTGCCACTGTGGTTTTTCCAACTGCCTTCACAGTACCGGGTGGCAACAATCAAGAAACAGGCATTCCTATGTTTTTGGAAACCAACTGGTTTACGGTATTTTTTGGATCGAATGCAATAGCAATGTTATTCTCTTCGTCTTCAATATTAATTTTCCTGTCAATTCTCACGTCACGCTACACGGAAAAAGATTTCCTTATATCCTTACCTCTTAGATTGGCATTGGGACTCACTACGCTTGTAATCTCAATAGTAGGTATGCTGATAGCCTTCATTGCGGCATGCTTTTTGGTCTTTAAAAGCAAAAAATGTGTTCCCATCCGTATAATAATTGTTGCGGTGCCCGCTATCCCAATTAGTTTGTTTGGTATCCTACATTATCGCCTTTGGTTTGATATATTCCTCTCAGCATTCTGTTCTAAGAGGTTTCTTTTCCGGTCACAGAATAGGCTTTTCAATTCCAAGCCAGCATCGCTTGCTTTGGAAATTATGAATGGCAACCAAACTGGACATAATGACAGAAGCCCAAGTTCGATTAACCAGTCCTGCAACCAGTCATGCAATTCCACAGTGTGA
- the LOC122298462 gene encoding uncharacterized protein LOC122298462 isoform X3 yields the protein MLACCLRKKIKEQMEVGDNPLSQSPVLFDFTPLLLAILEDDWKAAGVFIQKFPNCVRATITKEEGTALHFAAAAKRTRFVKQLVELMVPEDLELKTKGNYTSLYYAAQSEIVTIAEEMVKKNKNLPLIPEDDIQVLPLYAAIKTGNRDMVSYLYSVTPIEILASADLIQLLNATISTDLYDVALKILDTLKLAPAEKEYLWFPLKLLARKPSGIGNKSQPSVWERCLNSCVKGWFCNKAMMQASAHQLVDRLLKQLGEDKNFSTLLPQLKPLVVEAAKVGNVEFLIILIRSYPDLIWEVDEEYGTLFHVAIKHRQERVFNLIYEIGVLKDNLASLYAEGNKSMLHLVEELPSSDRLNIVSGAALQMQRELLWFQEIEKIVPKSYVNGPEEQPPRDIFVKTHEKLLKNGEEWMRNTANSCMLVAALIATVVFPTAFTVPGGNNQETGIPMFLETNWFTVFFGSNAIAMLFSSSSILIFLSILTSRYTEKDFLISLPLRLALGLTTLVISIVE from the exons ATGCTTGCTTGCTGTCTTCGGAAGAAAATCAAGGAACAAATGGAAGTGGGAGATAACCCATTATCTCAATCTCCTGTCCTTTTTGATTTTACTCCTCTCCTTCTAGCTATCCTAGAAGATGACTGGAAAGCTGCTGgagtttttattcaaaaatttcCAAACTGTGTTAGAGCCACCATAACAAAAGAGGAAGGGACAGCTCTTCACTTTGCTGCAGCTGCAAAACGGACCCGTTTCGTTAAACAACTCGTGGAATTGATGGTACCGGAAGATTTAGAATTGAAAACCAAGGGAAACTACACGTCCCTTTATTATGCCGCTCAATCAGAAATTGTAACAATTGCAGAAGAGATggtgaaaaagaacaaaaatttgCCATTGATCCCCGAGGATGACATCCAAGTTTTACCACTTTACGCGGCAATAAAGACTGGAAATAGAGACATGGTGTCGTATTTATACTCTGTGACTCCAATTGAAATCTTGGCTTCTGCCGATCTCATTCAGCTCCTTAACGCTACTATTTCCACTGATTTGTATG ATGTGGCACTCAAAATTCTGGATACGCTAAAGTTAGCACCTGCAGAGAAGGAATATCTTTGGTTTccattgaaattgttggccAGAAAGCCTTCGGGAATTGGCAACAAAAGTCAGCCATCAGTATGGGAAAGATGCTTAAACTCCT GCGTCAAAGGTTGGTTCTGCAACAAAGCTATGATGCAAGCATCAGCCCATCAATTAGTTGACCGCCTTTTGAAACAGCTTGGAGAAGACAAAAATTTCTCAACTTTGCTTCCTCAACTTAAGCCACTAGTTGTTGAAGCTGCTAAAGTAGGGAATGTTGAATTTCTAATTATACTTATACGCTCTTATCCTGATCTCATATGGGAAGTTGACGAAGAATATGGAACTTTATTTCATGTTGCAATTAAACATCGACAAGAGCGTgtgtttaatttaatatatgagATAGGTGTTTTGAAGGACAACCTTGCGAGCTTATATGCCGAAGGGAATAAATCAATGCTGCACTTAGTTGAAGAATTGCCTTCTTCAGATCGATTAAATATCGTATCAGGAGCAGCCCTTCAAATGCAACGAGAGTTATTGTGGTTTCAA GAGATAGAAAAGATCGTGCCGAAATCGTATGTGAACGGACCAGAAGAACAACCACCTAGGGATATATTTGTGAAGACCCATGAAAAACTATTGAAAAATGGTGAAGAGTGGATGAGGAACACAGCAAACTCTTGCATGCTCGTGGCAGCATTGATTGCCACTGTGGTTTTTCCAACTGCCTTCACAGTACCGGGTGGCAACAATCAAGAAACAGGCATTCCTATGTTTTTGGAAACCAACTGGTTTACGGTATTTTTTGGATCGAATGCAATAGCAATGTTATTCTCTTCGTCTTCAATATTAATTTTCCTGTCAATTCTCACGTCACGCTACACGGAAAAAGATTTCCTTATATCCTTACCTCTTAGATTGGCATTGGGACTCACTACGCTTGTAATCTCAATAGTAG AATAG